In a single window of the Silurus meridionalis isolate SWU-2019-XX chromosome 8, ASM1480568v1, whole genome shotgun sequence genome:
- the lin52 gene encoding protein lin-52 homolog isoform X4, protein MASPNGAEDFESSLLSYEKLDRASPDLWPEQLPGVSEFAASFKNPITNSPPKWMAELESEDIEMLKELGSLTTANLMEKVKGLQNLAYQLGLEESREMTRGKFLNILERPKK, encoded by the exons ATGGCGTCTCCGAATGGAG CTGAGGACTTTGAGTCGTCTTTGCTGAGTTATGAAAAGCTTGACCGAGCTTCACCTGACCTCTGGCCAGAACAGT TGCCAGGGGTTTCAGAATTTGCTGCTTCATTTAAAAAC CCAATAACAAATTCTCCACCCAAGTGGATGGCAGAATTGGAGTCTGAAGACATTGAAATGTTGAAAG AGCTGGGAAGTCTGACCACAGCTAATCTGATGGAAAAAGTGAAAGGGCTGCAGAATTTGGCATATCAGCTGGGCTTAGAAGagt ccagaGAAATGACGAGAGGGAAATTCCTTAACATCTTGGAGAGGCCAAAAAAATGA
- the lin52 gene encoding protein lin-52 homolog isoform X2, with product MSLLSMFKCIVNSSLRLIRAEDFESSLLSYEKLDRASPDLWPEQLPGVSEFAASFKNPITNSPPKWMAELESEDIEMLKELGSLTTANLMEKVKGLQNLAYQLGLEESREMTRGKFLNILERPKK from the exons ATGTCTCTGCTGTCgatgtttaaatgtattgtaaacAGTTCATTGCGGTTAATACGGG CTGAGGACTTTGAGTCGTCTTTGCTGAGTTATGAAAAGCTTGACCGAGCTTCACCTGACCTCTGGCCAGAACAGT TGCCAGGGGTTTCAGAATTTGCTGCTTCATTTAAAAAC CCAATAACAAATTCTCCACCCAAGTGGATGGCAGAATTGGAGTCTGAAGACATTGAAATGTTGAAAG AGCTGGGAAGTCTGACCACAGCTAATCTGATGGAAAAAGTGAAAGGGCTGCAGAATTTGGCATATCAGCTGGGCTTAGAAGagt ccagaGAAATGACGAGAGGGAAATTCCTTAACATCTTGGAGAGGCCAAAAAAATGA
- the lin52 gene encoding protein lin-52 homolog isoform X1, translating to MDLTYQKKISGTYITSTRLGSVRRFAEDFESSLLSYEKLDRASPDLWPEQLPGVSEFAASFKNPITNSPPKWMAELESEDIEMLKELGSLTTANLMEKVKGLQNLAYQLGLEESREMTRGKFLNILERPKK from the exons ATGGACTTAacatatcagaaaaaaatatccGGCACATACATCACAAGCACCAGACTCGGTTCGGTTCGGCGCTTTG CTGAGGACTTTGAGTCGTCTTTGCTGAGTTATGAAAAGCTTGACCGAGCTTCACCTGACCTCTGGCCAGAACAGT TGCCAGGGGTTTCAGAATTTGCTGCTTCATTTAAAAAC CCAATAACAAATTCTCCACCCAAGTGGATGGCAGAATTGGAGTCTGAAGACATTGAAATGTTGAAAG AGCTGGGAAGTCTGACCACAGCTAATCTGATGGAAAAAGTGAAAGGGCTGCAGAATTTGGCATATCAGCTGGGCTTAGAAGagt ccagaGAAATGACGAGAGGGAAATTCCTTAACATCTTGGAGAGGCCAAAAAAATGA
- the lin52 gene encoding protein lin-52 homolog isoform X3, producing the protein MARTWIKRTTEDFESSLLSYEKLDRASPDLWPEQLPGVSEFAASFKNPITNSPPKWMAELESEDIEMLKELGSLTTANLMEKVKGLQNLAYQLGLEESREMTRGKFLNILERPKK; encoded by the exons atggcaCGAACGTGGATTAAAAGAACTA CTGAGGACTTTGAGTCGTCTTTGCTGAGTTATGAAAAGCTTGACCGAGCTTCACCTGACCTCTGGCCAGAACAGT TGCCAGGGGTTTCAGAATTTGCTGCTTCATTTAAAAAC CCAATAACAAATTCTCCACCCAAGTGGATGGCAGAATTGGAGTCTGAAGACATTGAAATGTTGAAAG AGCTGGGAAGTCTGACCACAGCTAATCTGATGGAAAAAGTGAAAGGGCTGCAGAATTTGGCATATCAGCTGGGCTTAGAAGagt ccagaGAAATGACGAGAGGGAAATTCCTTAACATCTTGGAGAGGCCAAAAAAATGA